In one window of Qipengyuania profundimaris DNA:
- a CDS encoding poly-gamma-glutamate biosynthesis protein PgsC/CapC — translation MSFFPLAIFPEGGLVSSIITTVWVGVFVLCFFNLRYGWVLSGLVVPGYIVPLLIVKPVAGFVIILEAVLAYALVWLFSEKLSRGRYPSLFGRDRFMGLILASIAVRLVMDGYILPEFAGWLETSFDRRFDWRDNLQSFGLVIISLLANQFWKPGLVRGLGAAVVTMGITYLVVRYGLMEFTNFRMSAVTYMYEGLASSILASPKAYIILTLTALIASHMNVRYGWDFSGILIPALIALQWYQPTKILTSFLEAIVIYVIARLVLKLPSMANATIEGGRKLLLFFNISFAWKMALGWFIVWQGYDVKTTDFYGFGYLLSTLIAIKAHDKNIFPRLARSTLQVSFMGAVFGNIVGFALSAAVSRVPGGAQMAEVDRVSRSEERIEILVVDAIGDAHIRSVSGKAAPLSDTARADLAELVYALQQGVPASSPDFDMQAEGWRLMAVGDGRLAVVRADDAGHEMLLFDPSASRDAAIVLRDPASRPGLGVAALVLRRQLDARWLVISAPGGAGTIAGPSVADVFADASDTVLLELQAGAGETSEIAYANASAGVLDLPSLEAAVPDIRAGIDIGARNGGEDRAAISLSDAALEGLAAMRVPRLRDGAACRLVANDDAAPKWRDVERLAFVRYEVAEPFIASVREGQVATHARASAMTAGFGVARCTLGGRTHWTLFSGQRDEGQIFIAEGAPLAKSVLTWREEGYGKAARLGVAVHRNWASDVLLVAAQPDGFSRSPRSAMTVLWQEIVRQQDGPEEAFSFHLRQRPKGAAFPEGRPEVLLVQDALGPEYSELGKLASSLREAGIRAEVADGSRAFAGYEARPAQAERYYVATTGRRSAIGWVLNYGGGAQ, via the coding sequence ATGAGCTTCTTCCCGCTCGCCATTTTTCCCGAGGGCGGCCTCGTCAGCTCGATCATCACGACCGTGTGGGTCGGGGTGTTCGTGCTGTGCTTTTTCAACCTGCGCTACGGCTGGGTCCTCTCCGGCCTGGTCGTGCCGGGCTATATCGTGCCGTTGCTGATCGTGAAGCCGGTGGCCGGCTTCGTGATCATTCTGGAGGCAGTCCTCGCCTACGCGCTCGTATGGCTGTTCTCCGAAAAGCTGAGCCGCGGTCGTTATCCCAGCCTGTTCGGGCGCGACCGCTTCATGGGCCTTATCCTCGCCAGCATTGCCGTACGCCTCGTGATGGACGGCTATATCCTGCCCGAATTCGCCGGGTGGCTGGAGACCAGTTTCGATCGCCGCTTCGACTGGCGCGACAATCTCCAGAGCTTCGGGCTTGTCATCATCTCGCTGCTGGCAAACCAGTTCTGGAAGCCCGGCCTCGTGCGTGGGCTGGGCGCTGCCGTCGTGACGATGGGGATCACCTATCTGGTGGTCCGCTACGGCCTGATGGAGTTCACCAATTTCCGCATGAGCGCGGTGACCTATATGTACGAAGGGCTCGCCAGCTCGATCCTGGCCAGCCCGAAGGCCTATATCATCCTGACGCTAACGGCGCTGATCGCGAGCCATATGAACGTGCGCTACGGCTGGGATTTCTCGGGCATCCTGATCCCAGCGCTGATTGCGCTGCAGTGGTACCAGCCGACCAAGATCCTCACGTCGTTCCTCGAGGCGATCGTGATCTACGTAATCGCGCGGCTGGTCCTGAAGTTGCCGAGCATGGCCAATGCGACGATCGAGGGTGGACGCAAGCTGCTGCTGTTCTTCAACATCAGCTTCGCCTGGAAGATGGCGCTTGGCTGGTTCATCGTCTGGCAGGGCTACGATGTGAAGACGACCGACTTCTACGGCTTCGGCTACCTGCTTTCTACGCTCATTGCGATCAAGGCACACGATAAGAACATCTTCCCGCGCCTCGCTCGCTCGACCTTGCAAGTCAGTTTCATGGGCGCCGTCTTCGGCAATATCGTCGGCTTCGCGCTGTCGGCGGCGGTCTCGCGCGTCCCAGGCGGCGCACAGATGGCCGAGGTGGACCGGGTGTCACGCAGCGAAGAGCGCATCGAGATCCTCGTCGTGGACGCAATCGGCGACGCGCATATCCGCAGTGTCTCGGGCAAGGCGGCGCCATTGTCGGATACTGCGCGTGCAGATCTGGCGGAGCTGGTCTATGCCTTGCAGCAAGGGGTGCCCGCATCCTCTCCCGATTTCGACATGCAGGCAGAGGGCTGGCGGTTGATGGCGGTCGGCGATGGTCGTCTGGCGGTTGTCCGGGCCGATGACGCCGGCCACGAAATGCTGCTGTTCGACCCGTCGGCATCCCGCGATGCAGCTATCGTCCTCCGCGATCCGGCAAGCCGGCCCGGTCTCGGCGTGGCCGCCTTGGTACTAAGGCGACAGCTCGATGCACGGTGGCTCGTCATCTCGGCGCCCGGAGGCGCCGGGACGATCGCTGGGCCCAGTGTCGCCGATGTATTCGCCGATGCCAGCGACACCGTCCTGCTCGAATTGCAGGCCGGTGCGGGCGAAACCTCCGAGATCGCCTATGCCAATGCATCGGCCGGTGTCCTCGATCTCCCAAGCCTGGAGGCCGCAGTGCCGGATATCCGTGCCGGCATCGATATCGGTGCGCGCAATGGGGGTGAGGATCGTGCCGCTATTTCGCTGAGCGACGCGGCGCTCGAAGGGCTCGCCGCCATGCGTGTCCCGCGCCTACGCGACGGTGCCGCCTGTCGCCTCGTGGCCAACGACGATGCGGCGCCGAAATGGCGGGACGTCGAGCGCCTCGCCTTCGTGCGGTATGAAGTCGCCGAGCCCTTCATTGCCTCTGTGCGCGAAGGACAAGTTGCTACGCATGCACGCGCATCTGCCATGACCGCAGGCTTCGGAGTTGCGCGATGCACGCTCGGAGGCCGCACTCACTGGACGCTCTTTTCGGGTCAGCGGGACGAGGGCCAGATATTCATCGCCGAAGGTGCGCCCCTCGCCAAGAGCGTGCTTACCTGGCGCGAGGAAGGCTATGGCAAAGCCGCCCGGCTCGGCGTCGCTGTGCATCGCAACTGGGCAAGCGATGTTTTGCTGGTTGCAGCGCAGCCCGACGGTTTTTCCCGCTCGCCGCGCTCGGCTATGACGGTGCTCTGGCAGGAAATCGTTCGGCAGCAGGACGGGCCGGAGGAAGCCTTTTCGTTCCACCTGCGCCAGCGGCCCAAGGGTGCTGCCTTTCCCGAAGGAAGGCCCGAAGTCCTGCTAGTGCAGGATGCCTTGGGGCCAGAGTATTCCGAACTCGGGAAGCTCGCGTCATCATTGCGCGAGGCCGGTATCCGCGCCGAAGTAGCTGACGGAAGTCGAGCTTTTGCGGGATATGAAGCGCGTCCGGCGCAGGCCGAGCGCTATTATGTCGCCACGACCGGGCGCCGCTCCGCGATCGGCTGGGTGCTCAACTACGGAGGCGGCGCGCAATGA